In one window of Thermodesulfobacteriota bacterium DNA:
- the kdpA gene encoding potassium-transporting ATPase subunit KdpA, whose product MSIVFIILFLGTAALLSWPLGLAMTRAMNPGEKAGGYRGDVDRLFRKVAGQAIAREQSWKAYALSLLLFNAVMFITGAAILSLQQVLPLNPDGKGALSPDLIFHTAASFTANTNQQHYSGEVSLSYLSQIFGLMWLQFVSAATGIAALTALSRGLAGNVLLGNFYRDLLRATFLVLLPLAVVTALLLISGGVPMTFQGMVTAGTLEGTMQTIGRGPVAAFVAIKQLGTNGGGFFGPNSAHPFENPSFFTNLIECLSILLLPMASVWMFGRISGRMRHAAIIFAVMAVLLAGMTGLAVFFEKTPTAALAGLPVQAVGNLEGKELRFGPAAGPLWGALTTATSNGSVNSMHDSFNPLTGLIPLAGMWLNVVFGGVGVGLINMFLYIMIGVFIGGLMIGRTPEYFSRKVETREMKLALLALLIHPLLILGGTAAFAVTSWGASTVHNPGARGFTEILYEFSSAAANNGSGFEGLVDNTVPWNIATGLVILLARFIPMILPLAIAGSLAGKKPVPETTGTLRTDTLLFGLVILGSVIFIGALLFLPVAVLGPIAEHLAAGV is encoded by the coding sequence ATGTCGATTGTTTTTATAATACTCTTTCTCGGAACAGCCGCCTTGCTGTCGTGGCCGCTGGGCCTCGCCATGACCCGGGCGATGAACCCCGGCGAAAAGGCCGGCGGTTATCGGGGTGACGTCGACAGGCTCTTCCGGAAGGTCGCGGGCCAGGCCATTGCCAGGGAACAGTCCTGGAAAGCGTACGCGCTGTCCCTGCTTCTTTTTAATGCCGTCATGTTCATCACCGGGGCCGCGATCTTGTCCTTGCAGCAGGTGCTCCCTCTCAATCCGGACGGCAAGGGCGCGCTTTCGCCCGACCTGATCTTCCATACCGCGGCCTCATTCACGGCGAATACCAACCAGCAGCACTATTCCGGCGAGGTGTCGCTGAGCTACCTGTCCCAGATCTTCGGTCTGATGTGGCTGCAATTTGTTTCCGCGGCCACCGGCATAGCCGCACTGACCGCTCTTTCCAGGGGACTCGCGGGAAATGTCCTTTTGGGAAATTTCTATCGCGATCTGTTACGGGCGACTTTTCTGGTGTTGTTGCCCTTGGCCGTGGTGACGGCGCTGCTGCTGATCAGCGGCGGTGTTCCCATGACATTCCAGGGCATGGTCACGGCCGGAACCCTGGAAGGCACGATGCAGACCATTGGCAGGGGGCCGGTCGCGGCTTTCGTGGCGATTAAACAACTGGGTACGAACGGCGGCGGTTTTTTCGGTCCCAACTCGGCGCATCCGTTTGAGAACCCGTCCTTTTTTACCAACCTGATCGAATGCCTGAGTATTCTCCTGCTGCCCATGGCTTCGGTCTGGATGTTCGGCCGGATTTCGGGGCGGATGCGTCACGCTGCTATTATATTCGCGGTCATGGCCGTCCTGCTGGCCGGAATGACCGGACTGGCCGTTTTTTTTGAGAAGACACCGACGGCGGCCCTGGCCGGGTTGCCGGTTCAGGCGGTCGGCAACCTGGAGGGCAAGGAGCTTCGCTTCGGTCCTGCCGCCGGTCCGCTGTGGGGTGCGCTCACGACAGCCACCAGCAACGGTTCGGTCAACAGCATGCACGACAGTTTCAATCCGCTGACGGGACTTATCCCGCTGGCCGGTATGTGGTTGAACGTGGTGTTCGGCGGGGTGGGGGTGGGACTGATCAACATGTTCCTCTATATTATGATCGGGGTGTTCATCGGCGGCCTGATGATCGGCCGGACTCCGGAGTATTTCAGCCGCAAGGTCGAGACCCGCGAGATGAAGCTCGCCCTGCTGGCGCTGCTGATTCATCCCCTGCTCATCCTGGGGGGAACGGCCGCGTTTGCCGTGACGTCCTGGGGCGCGTCAACAGTGCACAACCCCGGCGCCCGCGGGTTCACGGAAATTCTGTATGAGTTCTCTTCGGCGGCGGCCAACAACGGATCGGGTTTCGAGGGACTGGTCGATAACACCGTCCCCTGGAATATCGCCACCGGCCTTGTCATACTGCTGGCCCGGTTCATTCCGATGATTCTCCCCCTGGCCATCGCGGGTTCCCTGGCCGGGAAAAAACCGGTGCCGGAAACCACGGGGACCCTGCGGACGGACACCCTCCTGTTCGGCCTGGTGATCCTGGGCAGCGTCATCTTTATCGGGGCGTTGCTGTTTTTACCGGTTGCCGTCCTCGGCCCGATCGCCGAACATCTGGCGGCCGGTGTGTGA
- the kdpB gene encoding potassium-transporting ATPase subunit KdpB, which yields MSDHINENIRLKLDRRKARGASLFERALLRTAARQAVVMLKPWGMARNPVMFVTEIGAVLTTSVLVSNLIDDRTALMYTFAVTVILWLTVLFANFAEALAEARGKAQADTLRRTRRKSPACRVNNGAMEQIGSDELRQGDVVLVAAGEIIPGDGEVIEGAATVDESAITGESAPVVREAGGDRSGVTGGTRVLSDWLRIRITAGAGESFLDRMIALVEGAVRQKTPNELALTVTLAGLTLAFLMVTGTLWPIGRYFGVDLPVPTMIALLVCLIPTTIGALLAAIGLAGMDRALSANVLAKSGKAVELAGDIDTLLLDKTGTITMGNRQATAYHPLPGVTTERLAEAAMCASFGDQTPEGKSIIRLGEETLGAGAPGKFPQARVIPFTAQTRLSGLDLPDGRGFRKGASDAVCAWLREQGALIPGTTKGIVDHVARQGSTPIVVAEGTNLLGVVALSDVLKPGIRDRFERLRAMGLRVVMVTGDNPLTAAAIAGQAGVDDYIAEARPEDKLAYIRREQREGRLIAMMGDGTNDAPALAQADIGIAMNSGTQAAKEAGNMVDLDSDPTKLIEVIEIGKQLLMTRGALTTFSIANDVAKYFAIIPAMFMLAIPQLAALNIMGLSTPGSAILSALIFNAVIIPILIPIAIKGVRYRPLGADTILRRNLLIYGLGGIIAPFAGIKLIDLGLRLTGLI from the coding sequence ATGAGCGACCATATCAATGAAAACATACGGTTAAAGCTGGACCGGCGTAAGGCCCGCGGGGCTTCTCTGTTCGAAAGGGCGCTGCTGCGAACCGCCGCGAGACAGGCCGTGGTTATGCTGAAACCCTGGGGCATGGCGCGGAATCCGGTCATGTTCGTTACCGAGATCGGGGCGGTTCTGACCACATCCGTTCTCGTTTCCAACCTGATTGATGACCGTACGGCGTTGATGTATACGTTCGCGGTCACGGTAATCCTGTGGCTGACCGTGCTTTTTGCCAACTTCGCGGAAGCCCTGGCCGAAGCCCGGGGCAAGGCCCAGGCGGATACGTTAAGGCGAACCCGACGCAAGTCTCCCGCCTGCCGGGTGAACAACGGCGCCATGGAACAGATCGGCTCCGATGAACTCCGCCAGGGCGATGTCGTGCTGGTGGCCGCCGGGGAGATTATACCCGGCGATGGGGAGGTGATCGAGGGTGCCGCCACCGTGGATGAATCGGCGATTACCGGAGAGTCCGCGCCGGTTGTGCGGGAGGCGGGGGGAGACCGGTCGGGAGTTACCGGCGGAACGCGCGTTCTCTCCGACTGGCTCAGAATTCGGATCACCGCGGGGGCGGGCGAGTCATTTCTCGACCGCATGATCGCCCTGGTCGAGGGCGCGGTCAGGCAGAAAACGCCCAATGAACTGGCGTTGACCGTGACACTGGCGGGGCTGACCCTGGCCTTTCTCATGGTGACCGGAACCCTCTGGCCCATTGGCCGCTATTTCGGCGTGGACCTGCCGGTCCCGACAATGATCGCCTTGCTGGTCTGTCTTATTCCTACCACCATCGGCGCGCTGCTCGCGGCCATCGGTCTGGCGGGCATGGACCGCGCTCTTTCGGCCAACGTGCTGGCCAAGAGCGGCAAGGCGGTGGAACTGGCCGGCGACATCGACACCCTTCTTCTGGACAAGACCGGCACCATCACCATGGGCAATCGCCAGGCGACCGCATATCATCCTCTGCCGGGAGTCACCACAGAACGGTTGGCCGAAGCCGCCATGTGCGCCTCTTTTGGAGATCAGACGCCCGAGGGGAAATCCATTATTCGTCTGGGGGAGGAGACCCTCGGTGCCGGCGCGCCGGGAAAATTCCCCCAGGCCAGGGTGATCCCGTTTACCGCGCAGACACGATTGAGCGGCCTCGACCTCCCGGACGGCCGCGGCTTCCGCAAGGGGGCTTCCGACGCCGTTTGCGCCTGGCTCCGGGAACAGGGAGCCTTAATTCCCGGGACGACGAAAGGGATTGTGGATCATGTCGCCCGACAGGGTAGTACGCCGATTGTTGTCGCCGAAGGGACGAATCTCCTGGGGGTGGTGGCGTTGTCGGACGTGCTCAAACCGGGGATCCGGGATCGATTTGAACGTCTGCGCGCCATGGGGTTGCGCGTCGTCATGGTGACCGGCGACAATCCCCTGACCGCCGCCGCCATCGCCGGGCAGGCCGGTGTTGATGATTACATCGCCGAAGCCAGGCCGGAAGATAAGCTGGCTTATATCCGCCGGGAACAGCGAGAGGGAAGACTGATCGCCATGATGGGAGACGGCACCAACGACGCTCCGGCCCTGGCCCAGGCGGACATCGGTATTGCCATGAACTCCGGCACCCAGGCGGCCAAGGAGGCCGGCAATATGGTGGACCTGGACAGCGATCCGACCAAACTGATCGAGGTCATCGAAATCGGAAAACAATTGCTCATGACCCGGGGCGCGCTGACCACCTTCTCCATCGCCAATGACGTGGCCAAATACTTCGCCATCATACCGGCCATGTTCATGCTGGCCATTCCGCAGCTCGCGGCGTTGAACATTATGGGTTTATCCACCCCCGGCAGCGCGATTCTTTCCGCCCTGATTTTCAATGCCGTCATCATTCCGATCCTGATTCCCATCGCCATCAAAGGGGTCAGATACCGACCTCTGGGGGCGGACACGATCCTGAGGCGGAACCTCCTGATCTATGGTCTGGGGGGGATCATCGCTCCATTCGCCGGGATCAAGCTGATTGATTTGGGCTTGCGCCTGACAGGATTAATTTAG
- a CDS encoding sigma-54 dependent transcriptional regulator, producing the protein MTVDNQDGTHPLNILIVDDEANIRKTLAVCLESRGHAVTAVSNGADARAEAERRVFDLAFVDLRLGTENGLDLIPPLLGACPWISIVIITAYASIDTAVEAMRRGAADYIAKPFTPEQVQLVTDRLAVVRGMGQRIATLKEELARLHPEATFVSRHPVMQRAMELARQVAATEAVILLRGPSGTGKSVLARAIHGWSRRAEKPFATVSCPTLSPDLLESELFGHVKGAFTGAVRDNPGRAAACEGGTLFLDEIGDLPLPLQSKLLRFLQDREYERVGDHRTRKADVRIIAATNTDLEKAVREGRFREDLFYRLNVIPIDLPPLADRPDDVEMLANNMLIFFGAQNHKVLKGFSDEANMALRRYAWPGNIRELRNAVERAAILCTGDIVQREQLPASICPRTSLPQLGDPVSLKTIEENHIRRVVAATRTLQEAANILGIDQATLWHKRKQYNI; encoded by the coding sequence ATGACAGTAGACAACCAGGACGGCACTCATCCTCTGAATATCCTCATCGTGGACGACGAGGCCAATATCCGCAAGACGCTGGCGGTCTGTCTGGAGTCCCGCGGTCATGCCGTAACTGCCGTGAGCAATGGCGCGGACGCCCGGGCCGAAGCCGAACGCCGGGTCTTTGACCTGGCTTTTGTGGATTTGCGGCTGGGCACGGAGAACGGGCTTGACCTGATTCCGCCCCTGCTGGGCGCCTGCCCCTGGATCAGCATCGTTATCATCACGGCGTATGCCTCCATCGATACCGCCGTGGAGGCCATGAGGAGGGGCGCGGCGGATTACATCGCCAAACCGTTTACTCCCGAACAGGTCCAGCTCGTCACCGACCGGCTGGCGGTCGTCCGCGGCATGGGGCAGCGCATCGCGACCCTGAAGGAGGAACTGGCGCGACTGCATCCGGAGGCCACCTTCGTCTCCCGGCATCCCGTCATGCAGCGTGCCATGGAGCTTGCCCGGCAAGTGGCCGCAACCGAAGCGGTCATCCTGTTGAGAGGCCCCAGCGGCACGGGAAAGTCCGTTCTGGCCCGTGCCATCCACGGCTGGAGCCGGAGAGCCGAAAAACCCTTCGCTACGGTATCCTGCCCGACGCTGAGTCCGGATCTGCTCGAGAGCGAGCTCTTCGGTCACGTCAAAGGCGCTTTTACCGGAGCCGTCCGGGACAACCCCGGCCGGGCCGCCGCCTGCGAGGGCGGAACCCTGTTCCTGGATGAGATCGGCGATCTGCCCCTGCCGCTTCAGTCCAAACTCCTCCGATTCCTTCAGGATCGTGAATATGAACGCGTGGGCGATCACCGGACGCGAAAGGCGGACGTCCGTATCATTGCCGCCACCAACACCGATCTGGAGAAGGCGGTCCGCGAAGGCCGCTTCCGTGAAGACCTGTTTTATCGTCTGAACGTCATTCCCATCGACCTGCCGCCTCTGGCGGATCGCCCGGATGACGTGGAGATGCTGGCCAACAATATGCTTATATTTTTCGGCGCGCAGAATCACAAGGTATTGAAGGGGTTCAGCGATGAGGCCAACATGGCCTTGCGCCGGTATGCCTGGCCGGGCAATATCCGGGAACTGCGCAACGCGGTCGAACGGGCGGCGATTCTATGCACGGGGGACATTGTCCAGAGGGAACAGCTTCCCGCTTCCATCTGTCCGCGTACTTCCCTGCCTCAGCTGGGCGATCCCGTTTCCCTGAAAACAATCGAGGAAAATCATATCCGCCGGGTTGTCGCCGCCACCAGAACCCTCCAGGAAGCGGCTAATATCCTGGGGATTGACCAAGCCACCCTGTGGCATAAACGCAAGCAATACAACATCTGA
- a CDS encoding DUF362 domain-containing protein, with protein MATINSLDRERTVIIRRLDAAHQTSTFREFRPLGKEMNQAVQKVVVEMFDALGGPSLIKSSGDVYIKPNVVGTNAYVHTRPEVTEAAVRYWQAAGARRVFVLENSTQATYTRLVFEMTGYNALCKRTGAVPVYLDEEKSVPYDFTGKPPADKEPRGYERTTFGLPRTVHEKLILERDANLYVSLPKLKTHSMSVVTLGIKNQWGFPVHRDRSPDHNYNLHHKLADVLSLVRPDVTLIEGVEGTIHGHYPALALADRCVRPFRVMIGGRNVVAVDIVGAGVFGQKIADVPHLKIAVEKGLGGAVRSEADIIITGDYTSFDDLDILGEWDRYGGSYPFDLIQEFPENITIIKGKEMACREGCVNNSLNTLQMLAFDHRSRGGWTLAMGKGFDQNVIDGIAGPVFVVGPCAVNEIGDRLVERLGRSRVYFSRECNDLTAIVESLCHLMRVSPLKLAPPINPIKGLYLIHQARQNNSTARMTNPAANIVKFR; from the coding sequence ATGGCAACAATCAATTCGCTTGACAGGGAGCGGACCGTTATCATCCGGCGCCTGGACGCCGCCCATCAGACGTCCACTTTCCGGGAGTTCCGACCCCTGGGCAAAGAGATGAACCAGGCCGTCCAGAAAGTCGTGGTGGAAATGTTCGACGCCCTCGGCGGTCCGTCGCTGATCAAGTCCAGCGGCGACGTTTATATCAAGCCCAATGTGGTCGGCACCAACGCCTATGTCCATACCCGGCCCGAGGTGACGGAAGCGGCCGTGCGCTACTGGCAGGCGGCCGGCGCCCGCCGCGTCTTTGTCCTGGAAAACAGTACCCAGGCCACTTATACCCGGCTGGTCTTCGAGATGACCGGCTACAACGCCCTGTGCAAGCGGACCGGCGCCGTTCCCGTTTATCTGGACGAGGAAAAATCGGTACCCTACGACTTTACCGGCAAACCGCCGGCCGATAAGGAACCCCGCGGCTATGAGCGGACGACGTTCGGCCTGCCGCGGACGGTCCATGAAAAATTGATCCTGGAAAGAGACGCCAACCTCTATGTGAGCCTGCCCAAGCTCAAGACCCACTCCATGTCGGTGGTCACCCTGGGCATTAAAAACCAGTGGGGCTTTCCGGTCCACCGCGACCGCAGTCCCGACCACAATTACAATCTCCACCACAAGCTGGCGGACGTTCTTTCCCTGGTGCGGCCCGACGTCACCCTGATCGAGGGGGTGGAAGGCACCATCCACGGCCATTACCCGGCCCTGGCCCTGGCCGACCGCTGCGTCAGGCCTTTCCGGGTCATGATCGGCGGCCGCAACGTGGTGGCGGTGGATATCGTCGGCGCGGGCGTCTTCGGCCAAAAAATCGCGGATGTGCCCCACCTGAAGATCGCCGTTGAAAAAGGCCTGGGCGGCGCCGTCCGGAGCGAAGCCGATATCATCATCACCGGCGATTATACGTCCTTCGATGATTTGGATATCCTGGGCGAGTGGGACCGCTATGGCGGCTCTTATCCCTTTGACCTGATCCAGGAATTTCCCGAAAACATCACCATCATCAAAGGAAAGGAGATGGCCTGCCGGGAGGGATGCGTCAATAACTCCCTCAACACCCTGCAGATGCTGGCATTCGATCACCGCAGCCGGGGCGGATGGACCCTGGCCATGGGCAAAGGATTTGACCAGAACGTCATCGACGGTATCGCGGGCCCGGTATTCGTGGTCGGTCCCTGCGCCGTCAACGAGATCGGCGACAGGCTGGTCGAACGGCTTGGCCGAAGCCGAGTTTATTTCAGCCGTGAGTGCAACGACCTGACCGCCATCGTCGAGTCCCTCTGCCACCTGATGCGGGTCAGCCCCCTGAAACTGGCGCCACCGATCAATCCCATCAAGGGCCTTTACCTGATTCATCAGGCCCGGCAGAATAACAGCACCGCCCGCATGACCAACCCGGCGGCCAATATCGTCAAGTTCCGCTGA
- a CDS encoding ATP-binding protein has translation MIGIRQKLTLGFGGLLAVIVIVGALTMVQIEELGQAIDMILRENYRSVAACQEMKESLERMDSGTLFTLAGNEQEGNRLIKEYASRFRSALDVELGNVTLPGEHEKAEMIKGLFDRYVEVIPLVTQTSRPFVERQTDYFLKLQPLFREIKQVAQDILLMNQASMNEADNAARRLSEIARRRMLNAIMVAAFLALLFSYLAQRWILRPINRLTESVNEIREGNFDLVLEAGSKDEIGRLSESFNEMTAALRHVRKKERVNLVRTKQATEEVFKALPTAIAVLDLDGKVEVATETADRHFGLKTGVMAGDLGYEWLSPLTRKALDENRIVERDPKNGYVQQFVGNREYFFQPMAVPIPVGTEHREPTGVALILKDVTQVHEQQEMKRGVVSTVSHQLKTPLTSLRLSIHLLLEERIGLLNEKQTELLLAARDDSERLVVILNDLLDINRIESGRSGLKPEPVTPRALAGDAMEPFVADARDKGITMNNDVSNDLPEVMADIGKIRQVFANLLANALRFTDPGGKVTIRAFREEGRLVFFVEDTGKGIPAEDLNHLFEQFYRASGQDDKSGVGLGLAIVKELVTAHGGEVSADSVVGGGSVFRFTLPLKTDPPGTRG, from the coding sequence ATGATTGGGATCAGACAAAAGCTGACATTGGGATTCGGAGGGCTGCTCGCTGTCATTGTCATTGTCGGCGCTCTGACGATGGTCCAGATCGAGGAGCTCGGGCAAGCCATTGACATGATTCTACGGGAAAACTATCGCAGCGTGGCGGCCTGCCAGGAAATGAAGGAATCCCTGGAGCGGATGGACAGCGGCACCCTGTTTACCCTGGCCGGAAACGAGCAGGAGGGGAATCGCCTGATCAAGGAATATGCCTCCCGTTTCCGATCCGCCCTGGATGTTGAACTGGGCAATGTTACCCTTCCCGGCGAACACGAAAAGGCCGAGATGATCAAAGGTCTGTTTGACCGGTACGTCGAGGTTATCCCTCTGGTAACCCAAACTTCAAGGCCTTTCGTGGAGAGGCAGACCGATTATTTCTTAAAATTGCAGCCGCTGTTCCGGGAGATCAAACAGGTTGCCCAGGACATCCTGCTGATGAATCAGGCCAGCATGAACGAGGCCGACAATGCCGCCCGGCGTTTATCGGAAATCGCCCGTCGGCGCATGCTGAACGCGATCATGGTCGCCGCTTTTCTGGCGCTCCTGTTCAGCTATCTTGCCCAGCGCTGGATCCTGAGGCCGATCAACCGGCTGACTGAATCGGTGAACGAAATCCGCGAGGGGAATTTTGACCTTGTTCTGGAAGCGGGGTCAAAGGATGAGATCGGCCGGCTTTCGGAATCTTTCAATGAGATGACGGCCGCGTTGCGCCACGTCCGCAAAAAGGAACGGGTCAATCTGGTGCGGACGAAACAGGCGACGGAAGAAGTTTTCAAGGCGCTTCCGACCGCCATCGCCGTGCTCGATCTCGATGGGAAAGTGGAGGTTGCCACGGAAACGGCGGACCGGCATTTCGGTCTCAAAACCGGAGTCATGGCCGGCGATCTCGGATATGAGTGGCTTTCACCTCTGACCCGGAAAGCGCTGGACGAGAACCGGATCGTTGAGCGCGATCCTAAAAATGGTTATGTTCAGCAATTTGTCGGCAATCGCGAATATTTTTTTCAGCCCATGGCGGTGCCGATCCCGGTCGGTACGGAGCACCGGGAACCTACCGGTGTGGCCCTGATTCTCAAAGACGTCACCCAGGTCCATGAGCAGCAGGAAATGAAACGCGGGGTCGTATCCACCGTTTCTCATCAACTCAAAACGCCGCTGACCTCTCTCCGTCTGTCCATCCACCTGCTGCTGGAGGAGCGGATCGGTCTTCTCAATGAAAAGCAGACCGAACTGCTGCTGGCCGCAAGAGACGACAGTGAACGGCTGGTGGTCATTCTCAATGATCTGCTCGACATCAACCGCATCGAATCCGGGAGATCAGGGTTGAAACCGGAACCCGTCACGCCGCGGGCGCTGGCCGGGGATGCCATGGAACCTTTTGTCGCGGACGCCAGAGATAAGGGTATTACCATGAACAATGACGTTTCCAATGACTTGCCGGAAGTCATGGCGGATATCGGAAAGATTCGCCAGGTGTTCGCGAATCTTCTGGCCAACGCGTTGCGGTTTACCGACCCCGGCGGCAAGGTGACCATCCGGGCTTTCCGGGAAGAAGGACGTCTGGTTTTTTTCGTGGAAGACACCGGTAAAGGGATTCCCGCGGAAGATTTGAACCATCTGTTCGAACAGTTTTACCGGGCGTCCGGGCAGGATGACAAATCAGGCGTGGGGTTGGGTCTGGCCATCGTGAAAGAGCTTGTCACCGCCCATGGCGGAGAAGTGAGCGCGGACAGCGTAGTCGGGGGAGGATCGGTTTTTCGTTTCACGCTTCCCCTGAAAACGGATCCCCCGGGAACGCGCGGATGA